A genomic window from Sporosarcina sp. Marseille-Q4063 includes:
- a CDS encoding mannitol-1-phosphate 5-dehydrogenase: MQAVHFGAGNIGRGFIGSLLYQSGYETCFIDVNSEIVDLINKKQAYTVQLANVTHDESIVKNVRAINSAVNPELVIEAVGKADLVTAAVGPNILPHIADLLAKGLQQRLTHTDTPLTIIACENMIGGSAFLKEKVYEHLSEDEKTIFDQRFSFPNAAVDRIVPNEVNEDKLLVKVEPFYEWVVETAEIIGENPPVEGITFVENLEPFIERKLFTVNTGHATAAYLGYQANIDYIHEALANEDVKATTEKVLQETGRLLVEKYQFDEEEHNLYIQKIIGRFANPFITDETTRVGRSPVRKLQSNDRFIGPAQQYYDLFNEVPENLVSAIAAAFRYDFAEDPDAVEIQTSIQGEGIEVAIEKLTGLKPESALFAAIEVQYNKLG; the protein is encoded by the coding sequence ATGCAAGCAGTGCATTTCGGCGCGGGAAATATAGGAAGAGGTTTTATCGGAAGCTTATTGTATCAATCAGGATATGAGACGTGCTTTATCGATGTGAACAGTGAAATTGTCGACTTGATAAACAAAAAGCAAGCGTATACTGTTCAACTTGCCAATGTGACGCATGATGAATCAATTGTGAAAAATGTCCGCGCCATTAATAGCGCGGTGAATCCTGAGCTAGTGATTGAAGCGGTTGGGAAGGCTGACCTTGTCACTGCGGCGGTTGGACCGAATATCTTGCCGCATATAGCGGATCTTCTGGCTAAGGGACTGCAGCAACGCTTAACTCACACAGATACGCCATTAACAATCATTGCTTGCGAGAATATGATTGGCGGCAGTGCATTTCTGAAAGAGAAGGTTTACGAACATTTAAGTGAAGATGAAAAAACTATATTTGATCAGCGATTCAGTTTTCCGAATGCAGCGGTAGATCGTATCGTGCCAAATGAAGTAAATGAAGACAAGTTACTCGTTAAAGTAGAACCATTTTATGAGTGGGTTGTAGAAACAGCCGAGATTATTGGAGAAAATCCACCTGTTGAAGGAATTACTTTTGTAGAAAACTTAGAGCCTTTCATTGAGAGAAAGCTATTCACAGTGAATACTGGACATGCGACTGCAGCGTATTTGGGCTATCAAGCGAATATAGATTACATTCATGAAGCATTAGCCAATGAAGATGTAAAAGCAACTACAGAGAAGGTCTTGCAAGAAACAGGCAGACTTCTTGTAGAGAAATATCAATTCGATGAAGAGGAGCATAACCTCTATATACAAAAAATCATCGGACGTTTTGCAAATCCATTTATTACTGACGAGACGACAAGGGTAGGGCGTTCCCCAGTGCGAAAATTGCAATCGAATGATCGATTCATCGGCCCTGCACAGCAGTATTATGATTTGTTTAATGAAGTTCCTGAGAATTTAGTGTCAGCGATTGCAGCTGCATTCCGTTATGATTTTGCAGAAGATCCTGATGCTGTGGAAATTCAAACTTCGATTCAGGGAGAAGGAATCGAAGTTGCAATTGAAAAGTTGACTGGCTTGAAACCAGAATCGGCTCTATTTGCAGCAATTGAAGTTCAATATAACAAGCTTGGTTAA
- a CDS encoding PTS sugar transporter subunit IIA, which produces MSLSILSAENIVLKKVLTDKEEAIRFTGQILVDRGYVEPAYIEKMLEREEMASTFMGNFVAIPHGTDDAKTEVKNSGLAIIQVPEGVDFGDGNIVKLIIGIAGKGDEHLEILSNIAIVVSEEENVEKIVSASTEEEVLSFFEGVN; this is translated from the coding sequence ATGTCATTATCAATTTTATCAGCAGAAAATATCGTTTTAAAAAAGGTGCTAACGGACAAAGAAGAAGCGATTCGTTTTACGGGCCAGATACTTGTCGATAGAGGATACGTGGAGCCAGCATATATCGAGAAAATGCTTGAGCGCGAAGAAATGGCTTCTACATTTATGGGGAATTTTGTTGCGATTCCGCATGGCACGGACGATGCAAAAACAGAAGTGAAGAACTCTGGACTCGCGATTATCCAAGTACCAGAAGGTGTTGACTTTGGCGACGGGAATATTGTAAAACTGATTATTGGAATTGCTGGAAAAGGCGATGAGCATTTAGAAATCTTATCTAACATCGCAATCGTTGTTTCAGAAGAAGAAAATGTTGAGAAAATCGTAAGTGCTTCAACAGAAGAGGAAGTTCTTTCTTTCTTTGAAGGGGTTAACTAA
- a CDS encoding BglG family transcription antiterminator produces MFISAREKLIVEILLDKREELTIKDLAEKIDVSPRTIHRDLKGIEKLLNEYDLGLIRKTGVGIQITGPEESKENLKRKLMTLTLQDYLADERQTLILCTLYEAAGPVKLFTLANELRVTVATISADLIKLEEQLEHFQLSILRKRGYGVELSGPEKAKRRAISYVIAKSLKEDEFLSLIEDSLGKKFAVQENAISERLLHLVDREKLLVIEDVMRELKNDTLISITDNAYVGLIVHLALAIERIKQGEKIEMNADFLNQLKQEPEYETARKIINQLISRFNIEIPEAEIGYITMHLQGAKLRENEENLPEIPSLPIVMQTKKLIENVEEISGYHLTNNAPLLEGLITHLRPALYRIEQNMGITNPLLQSIRKDYKDLFQIVTEACEKTFLDLKIPDEEIGYLVMHFGSAILGLTGKNNLKAYVVCSSGIGTSKMLATQLRREIREIEEVRNVSVFELNELQISDRDLVISTIHLEDFPYEYITVSPFLTVEEVNQIGLYVKRKMLIKTSSPELKKQDSNVEAIAARMERIHFYTGAAADLLDGFQLTIEREAVPLKTCIRKLCENLEKEEVVQNAEVITEALFAREAMGGVGIPDTKLALFHTKHEQVLKSSFTVHTLREPIVMKAMDGNNIEISRVLLLLSPNPYHEPGLEVLSLISTLIIESEHSIELFESEDEKVIHSYLGSKLEQFVDEIIKN; encoded by the coding sequence ATGTTTATTTCTGCCAGGGAAAAACTCATCGTGGAAATATTGCTCGACAAACGCGAAGAATTAACAATTAAAGATTTGGCCGAGAAAATTGACGTCAGCCCACGAACAATTCATCGTGATTTAAAAGGCATTGAAAAGCTTTTGAATGAATACGATCTTGGGCTAATCAGAAAAACCGGCGTCGGTATTCAAATTACGGGGCCTGAGGAAAGTAAAGAAAATCTGAAAAGAAAGCTGATGACGCTCACCTTACAGGATTATTTAGCAGACGAAAGACAAACGCTGATTCTGTGTACATTATATGAAGCAGCAGGACCCGTAAAGTTATTTACTTTAGCCAATGAATTACGCGTTACAGTCGCAACGATTAGTGCTGATTTAATAAAATTAGAGGAACAGTTAGAGCACTTTCAACTATCGATCCTGAGAAAAAGAGGATATGGCGTTGAATTGAGCGGGCCTGAAAAAGCGAAGCGAAGGGCAATTAGTTATGTGATTGCCAAGTCATTAAAAGAGGATGAATTTTTATCTTTAATTGAGGACAGCCTCGGGAAGAAATTTGCTGTTCAAGAGAATGCCATTTCCGAGCGCTTATTGCATCTTGTTGATCGAGAAAAGCTGCTCGTTATTGAGGATGTCATGCGAGAATTAAAAAATGATACCCTCATTTCAATTACGGATAATGCATATGTCGGGCTGATTGTTCATTTAGCGTTGGCAATTGAGCGCATTAAGCAAGGCGAAAAAATTGAAATGAATGCAGATTTCTTAAACCAGCTGAAACAGGAACCGGAATACGAGACTGCACGGAAAATAATTAACCAGTTAATTTCACGTTTTAACATTGAAATTCCGGAAGCTGAAATTGGGTATATTACGATGCATCTACAAGGGGCTAAGCTTCGTGAAAATGAAGAAAATCTGCCCGAGATTCCAAGTCTGCCAATCGTTATGCAAACGAAGAAATTGATAGAAAATGTGGAAGAAATCTCTGGTTATCATTTGACGAATAATGCGCCGCTTTTGGAAGGTCTTATCACACATTTAAGGCCAGCCTTATATCGAATTGAACAAAATATGGGAATTACGAATCCACTACTACAAAGTATACGCAAAGATTATAAGGATTTATTTCAAATTGTTACCGAAGCATGTGAAAAAACTTTTCTGGATTTAAAGATTCCTGATGAAGAAATAGGCTACTTAGTCATGCATTTTGGATCTGCTATTCTTGGTTTGACAGGAAAAAACAATTTGAAAGCATATGTTGTTTGTTCAAGCGGCATCGGCACTTCAAAAATGTTGGCAACGCAGCTCCGGCGCGAAATTCGGGAGATTGAGGAAGTAAGGAACGTTTCTGTTTTCGAACTCAATGAACTTCAAATTTCGGATAGAGATTTAGTGATTTCAACCATTCATTTGGAGGATTTCCCATATGAATATATTACGGTTAGTCCATTTTTAACTGTGGAAGAAGTTAATCAAATTGGGTTATATGTAAAGAGGAAAATGCTGATTAAAACCTCATCGCCTGAATTGAAGAAGCAAGATTCTAATGTAGAAGCTATTGCAGCACGAATGGAGCGAATTCATTTCTATACAGGAGCTGCAGCTGACCTGCTAGACGGATTTCAACTTACGATTGAAAGAGAGGCCGTCCCGCTGAAAACTTGTATCCGGAAATTGTGTGAGAACCTGGAAAAAGAAGAGGTCGTTCAAAATGCAGAAGTTATAACTGAAGCATTGTTTGCAAGGGAAGCAATGGGTGGGGTAGGGATTCCCGATACGAAGTTGGCATTATTTCACACGAAGCATGAACAAGTGCTAAAATCTTCGTTTACAGTACATACGCTTCGGGAACCTATTGTAATGAAGGCGATGGACGGAAACAACATTGAAATAAGTCGTGTATTACTGTTGTTGTCACCAAATCCGTATCACGAGCCTGGATTAGAAGTGTTGAGTTTAATTAGTACATTGATTATCGAAAGTGAACATAGTATCGAGTTATTCGAATCTGAAGATGAGAAGGTAATTCATTCATATTTAGGGTCGAAGTTGGAACAGTTTGTGGATGAAATAATTAAAAACTAA
- a CDS encoding PTS mannitol transporter subunit IICB, whose protein sequence is MTKEPQQKDIKVRIQRFGSFLSGMIMPNIGAFIAWGLITALFIPTGWRPNASFAELVDPILFYLLPILIGFTGGRIVYDIRGGVVGATLTMGVIVGADIPMFLGAMIVGPLGGWVIKKFDKLIEGKVKSGFEMLVNNFSAGIIGGALTLVAYKGIGPLVEGLNKSLAAGVQVIVDANLLPIASVFIEPGKVLFLNNAINHGVLSPIGIEQSAQVGKSILFLLESNPGPGFGILLAYMFFGRGMAKQTASGAGIIHFLGGIHEIYFPYILMRPLLLVAAISGGAAGVFTFQLLGAGLVAAASPGSIFAILALTPRGGYFGVIAGVLVATAVSFIIAALILKTAKQSDEDDDELAKATEKTSALKGKESRAANLMQQPVVEEPTKEISFSDVKSIIFACDAGMGSSAMGAGILRNKVKKADLDIAVSNMAINNLPADAKVVITHKDLTERAQEKVPTAYHISVENFLNSPKYDELLDKLQE, encoded by the coding sequence ATGACAAAAGAACCACAACAAAAAGATATTAAAGTTAGGATTCAACGTTTTGGAAGTTTCCTAAGCGGCATGATCATGCCGAACATTGGCGCGTTTATCGCTTGGGGATTAATCACCGCGTTATTCATCCCGACAGGTTGGAGACCGAATGCAAGTTTTGCAGAACTGGTAGATCCAATATTGTTCTACTTATTGCCAATTTTAATTGGTTTTACAGGTGGACGTATTGTTTATGATATTCGCGGGGGAGTCGTCGGTGCGACATTAACAATGGGTGTCATTGTTGGTGCAGATATTCCAATGTTCCTTGGAGCGATGATTGTAGGACCTTTAGGTGGATGGGTCATTAAGAAGTTTGATAAATTGATCGAAGGAAAAGTGAAGTCAGGTTTTGAGATGCTCGTCAATAATTTCTCAGCAGGAATTATTGGAGGTGCTTTAACGCTTGTCGCTTATAAAGGAATTGGTCCTTTAGTGGAGGGGTTAAATAAATCGCTTGCAGCAGGTGTTCAAGTAATCGTCGATGCAAACTTACTGCCGATCGCGAGTGTATTTATTGAACCAGGAAAAGTATTGTTCTTAAATAATGCCATCAACCATGGTGTGTTAAGCCCGATTGGGATTGAACAATCCGCGCAAGTTGGAAAATCCATACTCTTTCTATTAGAGTCGAATCCGGGACCAGGATTCGGAATTTTACTAGCTTATATGTTTTTCGGAAGAGGTATGGCGAAACAAACTGCATCCGGTGCAGGTATTATTCATTTCCTTGGTGGAATTCATGAAATATACTTCCCGTACATTTTGATGAGACCGCTACTATTGGTCGCGGCAATTTCCGGGGGAGCAGCTGGCGTATTTACGTTCCAGTTATTAGGAGCGGGATTAGTGGCAGCGGCTTCACCAGGGAGCATCTTTGCAATTCTTGCGCTTACGCCGAGAGGCGGTTATTTTGGTGTCATTGCGGGAGTTCTGGTCGCAACAGCCGTGTCCTTCATTATAGCAGCACTTATTTTAAAGACTGCCAAACAATCAGATGAAGATGATGATGAGTTAGCGAAAGCGACGGAAAAGACGTCTGCATTAAAAGGAAAAGAAAGTCGCGCAGCAAATCTGATGCAACAACCAGTTGTGGAAGAACCAACAAAGGAAATTTCATTTTCTGACGTCAAAAGCATTATCTTCGCCTGTGACGCAGGAATGGGTTCCAGTGCCATGGGTGCCGGCATATTAAGAAACAAAGTGAAGAAGGCAGATCTCGACATCGCCGTTTCAAATATGGCGATTAACAATTTACCTGCGGATGCAAAAGTTGTCATTACCCATAAAGACTTAACTGAACGCGCGCAGGAAAAAGTACCAACTGCATACCATATTTCGGTTGAAAACTTTTTGAACAGCCCGAAATATGATGAACTTCTAGACAAGCTGCAGGAATAA
- a CDS encoding GNAT family N-acetyltransferase has product MKRLKLAMVRKDMLDIPQYSLPAGFRIRLFEKGDEQDWARIETSVEEFKDEEAALARFEKEFGAHIDEMTERCLFIEDEHGEAIATTTAWYGDLAGYGEGLGRIHWVGVVPEYQGRKLSKPLLSEAMNILARHHSKAYLTSQTTSYQAVNMYLNYGFEPYLTTPTCDEAWALMEETLNRKIIK; this is encoded by the coding sequence ATGAAAAGACTTAAACTTGCTATGGTGAGAAAAGATATGTTAGATATTCCTCAATATTCGCTTCCGGCTGGATTTCGAATAAGGTTGTTTGAAAAAGGGGACGAGCAGGATTGGGCAAGGATTGAAACGAGTGTAGAAGAATTTAAAGATGAAGAAGCTGCGCTTGCACGTTTCGAGAAAGAATTTGGCGCGCATATTGATGAAATGACTGAACGTTGTTTATTCATAGAAGATGAGCATGGAGAAGCAATTGCTACGACGACTGCTTGGTACGGCGATTTAGCAGGCTATGGAGAAGGATTAGGTAGAATCCACTGGGTAGGTGTGGTGCCGGAATATCAAGGTAGAAAACTTTCAAAGCCATTATTGAGCGAAGCGATGAATATTTTGGCTCGTCATCATTCGAAAGCTTATCTAACATCGCAAACGACGAGTTACCAAGCGGTTAATATGTACTTGAATTATGGATTTGAACCATACTTAACTACTCCAACTTGTGATGAGGCTTGGGCGTTGATGGAAGAAACTTTGAATCGAAAAATTATAAAGTAA
- the gdhA gene encoding NADP-specific glutamate dehydrogenase, which produces MANLNETYEDPKKLANDYVHEVYSLIKKRNPGEVEFLQATREIFDSLRPVFSKNPHYIRDGILERITEPDRIITFRVAWEDDQGKVHVNRGYRVQFNSDLGPYKGGIRFHPSVNTSIMKFLAFEQIFKNSLTGQPIGAGKGGSDFDPKNKSEREIMRFVQSFMTELSKYIGPDLDVPAGDIGVGRREVEYMSGQYNRIHGGHKAGVFTGKDPNYGGSLGRKEATGYGTIYFAEEMLKVNDLSFKGSRVVVSGSGNVSIYAMEKAIELGAKVVACSDSSGYIYDENGINVETVKLLKEKGNKRIKEYKKFHSSAKFFDECSGIWSVKCDIALPCATQNEIDEAAARKLVHNKVKAIAEGANMPCTKEAIDLFVENGILFAPAKAANAGGVAVSAMEMSQNSMRLNWTFDEVDEKLKQVMNEIFQSCLSASEEYGRPGNLIVGANIAGFLKVADAMMAHGIR; this is translated from the coding sequence TTGGCAAATTTAAATGAAACTTATGAAGATCCGAAAAAACTTGCAAATGATTATGTCCATGAAGTTTATTCTTTGATAAAAAAGCGAAACCCAGGGGAAGTAGAATTTTTACAAGCTACCCGGGAGATATTTGATTCATTACGTCCGGTGTTTTCAAAAAATCCGCATTATATTCGCGATGGAATTTTGGAGAGAATCACCGAGCCGGATCGAATTATCACCTTTCGAGTTGCTTGGGAAGACGACCAAGGCAAGGTCCATGTCAATCGTGGGTACCGTGTGCAATTTAATAGCGATTTAGGACCTTACAAAGGTGGAATCCGATTTCATCCTTCCGTCAATACAAGTATCATGAAATTTTTAGCGTTTGAACAAATATTTAAAAACTCTCTGACAGGCCAACCGATTGGAGCTGGTAAAGGGGGCTCTGACTTTGACCCTAAGAACAAGTCCGAACGTGAAATTATGCGTTTCGTTCAAAGCTTTATGACTGAGTTGAGTAAGTATATCGGTCCTGATCTCGATGTGCCGGCTGGTGACATTGGCGTTGGCCGAAGAGAAGTTGAATATATGTCCGGGCAGTACAATCGTATACACGGGGGCCATAAAGCGGGCGTCTTTACGGGGAAAGACCCGAATTACGGCGGTAGCTTGGGAAGAAAAGAAGCGACAGGCTACGGAACCATTTACTTTGCTGAAGAAATGTTGAAAGTGAATGATTTAAGTTTTAAAGGAAGCCGAGTTGTCGTATCAGGATCCGGAAACGTCTCGATATATGCAATGGAAAAAGCGATTGAGCTTGGTGCCAAAGTTGTGGCATGCAGCGATTCGAGCGGTTATATTTATGATGAAAACGGTATTAACGTCGAAACAGTCAAGCTATTAAAAGAAAAAGGAAATAAACGAATTAAAGAATATAAAAAGTTCCATTCTAGTGCCAAGTTTTTTGATGAATGTTCTGGAATTTGGTCTGTAAAATGTGACATTGCTTTGCCATGTGCAACGCAAAATGAAATAGATGAGGCAGCAGCTCGCAAGCTTGTCCATAATAAAGTGAAAGCAATTGCGGAAGGCGCAAATATGCCATGTACAAAAGAAGCGATTGATTTATTTGTCGAAAATGGCATCTTGTTTGCTCCGGCGAAAGCAGCGAATGCGGGCGGTGTTGCTGTATCAGCGATGGAAATGTCTCAAAACAGCATGCGCCTCAACTGGACATTTGATGAAGTCGACGAAAAACTAAAACAAGTGATGAATGAAATTTTCCAAAGTTGCTTAAGTGCGTCTGAGGAATATGGGCGTCCTGGAAATTTAATCGTCGGCGCCAACATTGCAGGTTTCTTAAAAGTTGCGGATGCAATGATGGCTCATGGAATTCGCTAA